CGGGCGAGGAACGGGGCGGTTCGAGGTCGAGGCGGCCGCTCACGGCGAGCACCGCGTCGCGGATGGACTCGGCGTCGAGACGCCGCTGGTTCGCGCGCCAATACAGGCTGTTGTCCGGGTCGGTCGCGAAGTTCTTCGTGTCGTGCGCGGCGCTGAGCCTGTAGGTGCGGCTGAGGACGACCTCGCGAACGAGCTTTTTGACCGACCATTGGTTCGCGACAAGCCGGCCGGCGAGGAAATCGAGCAACTCGGGATGCGTCGGGCGGTCGCCCGTCGCGCCGAAGTTGTCCGCGCTCGCGACGATGCCCTCGCCGAAGAGATGCAGCCAGACGCGGTTGGCCATGACGCGCGCGGTGAGCGGATTTTGCGGACTCGTGAGCCATTGGGCGAGTTCGAGGCGGCCGCTTTGGCTAGCGGGAATCTGCTGAACCGAGCCCGATGGATTGAGCACCGCGACGAATCCGCGCGGGATGACCGGCCCTTTCTCTTGCAACTCGCCGCGCACATAAATCGGGCAATCGGCCACCCGGCCATCCAGGACGCCCATGATGACGCGTTCGCCGTCGCCGAGTTCGGTGCGTTCGCCCGGTGACTCGACGGCCCGGGTCGCCTTCTTCGCACCTTTGCCGGCTTTCGCTGCTTTCGCCGCGCCTGCGCCGCCTTGGAATCGCGCCAACGCGAGCGCCTTTTGCTCCGGTGTCAGCGACCTGAGTCGCTCCGCGAGCTTGGGGTTTCCCTGGGCGAGTTTCGCGAGTTGCGCTTCCTGCTGGGGCGTCAACAAGCTTGGCTTGATTGCCTCGGGTTCGGCTTGCGGCGTGGACGCGGCTGGAACGGCGGACGCGGGCTTCACTTCCTTGAACGACGCGTCCTTCGCCAGTGGCAGGAGTTTGCCGGGTTGGCGGTTCTTGCCCGCCGCGCCATCGCCTGTGCCGTAGTAGATGTCGGTGCTCTTGAAGATGCCCGCGACCGCGTAGTAATCCTTCGTGGAGATGGGATCGAACTTGTGGTCGTGGCAGCGCGCGCAACTCACGGTCACGGCCATCACGGCGCGCGTGGTCACGTCGATCTGCTCGTCCACGTTGTCCATCACGAACTGCTCGCGGTTGCGCTCGTTGAAGCCTTTCGGCCCCATCGCGAGGAAGCCCGTGGCGATGAGCCGTTCGTTGCGCTCGGCGGCGTTCTTCGCGGGCAGCAAGTCGCCCGCGACCTGCTCGCGAATGAACTGGTCGTAAGGTTTGTCGGCGTTGATCGCGTCGATCACATAGTCGCGGTAGCGCCACGCCTGTGTGTAGAGGTAGTTGCGCTCCTTGCCGCTCGACTCGGCGTAACGCGCGACATCGAGCCAGTGACGGCCCCATCGCTCGCCGAACTGGGGCGAGGCGAGCAGGCGGTCCACGAGGGCTTCATAGGACCGGGTGGACGCGTGGGTCCCGTGCGACTCACGGACGAAGGCGTCCACCTCGGCGGGTGTCGGCGGAATCCCGAGCAGGTCGAAGTAGAGCCGGCGGATCAGCGTGTGCGCGTCGGCATCGGCGACGGGCTTGAGTTTGTTTTGCTCGAGCTTTGCGAGCACGAAACGGTCGATGTCCGACGCCGGCCACTTGGAGTCGTTGACCTTTGGCACGGAGACGGGCTGGACGGGCTGGAACGCCCAAAAGTTCTTTCCCTCCGACGCGTCAGGTTTCTTTGCGAGCTTGGGCTTGCCGTCACGCGGGTCGGGCGCGCCCATGAGAATCCACTTCTCGAAATCCGCGATCACCTCGGGTGGGAGTTTCTCCTTGGGTGGCATGAGCAGGTCCTTCTTCTCGCCACGGAGGGCCGCGATGAGCAGGCTGCCCTTGAGGTCGCCCGGTTCGACTGCGTGGCCGGTGGCGCCGCCCAGGCGGATGCCGTCGCGCGTATCGAGCAGCAGCCCGCCTTTGACTTTCTCGGCCTCGGCGGAATGGCACTTGTAGCACTTCGCCGCGAGCACGGGCCGGATGCGCTTCTCGAAGAACGCGAGCTGGTCGGGCGTGATTGTCTCGGACGGCAGCAACTTGTCGGCGGCGCGAAGGGAGACCGAGACGACGAATGCCGCGGCGATCGTGAGACAGGCACCAAGCGTGGCGGGGCGGTTCATCATGGCGGCAGTGCAAAGGCAGACGGTCGGATCGCGGGAAGGTTTCAATCCGACTTCGCGCGCGGAAAATTCTGTTCCCGCGCGGGGAGCCGGGCGATTATCCTCGGCATCCGATGCCGTGCGAGCTGTCCATCGTGGTGCCCGTGTTCAACGAGGCGGAGAACGTGCTGCCCCTCGCGCGCGAGGTGACGGCAGCGATGTCGGCCGTCTCACGGAGTTGGGAACTGGTGCTCGTGGACGATTGCAGCACGGACGACACGTGGCGGCGCATCACCGAGGCGCACGCGGCCGATGCCCGTGTCCGCGGGCTGCGGCTGGAGCGCAATTCCGGGCAGAGTGCGGCAGTGTGGACGGGCTTCACCGCCACAACAAGCCCGGTGCTTGCGACACTCGACGGCGACTTGCAGAACGACCCCGCCGACTTGCCGAGACTGATTGGCGAACTGGACTCGTGCGATTTCGTGAGCGGGTGGCGCGCAAGCCGCCGCGACACGTGGCTGCGCCGCGTGTCCTCGCGCATCGCCCGCGCCGCGCGGCGTGGCATGCTGGGCGTGGACGTTGCGGACAGCGGCTGCGCGCTGCGCGTGTTTCGCCGCGAGTGCCTCGACGGCTTGTTCGGCTTCAACGGGCTGCACCGGTTTCTGCCGATCCTCGTGCACGGCGGCGGATTCCGCTGTCGCGAGGTGCCTGTGAACCACCGCCCCCGTGTCGCGGGCGTCTCGAAGTATGGCGTGTGGAACCGCCTCGGGCGCGGGATCGCCGACCTCTTTGCCATGGCGTGGTTCCGGCGGCGGCGCGTGCGGCGGGTGCCGTTCGCGGAGATTCGATGAGTTGCTACTTGCGGCGCGGACCGGCCGCCGCTCTGGCACCGTCTCGGATTCCTGACGGTCATCATCCTCACCTGGTCCTACGAGCTTTTCGACCTCGCGCACCGTGTCTTCGGCGGCACCAAGCAGGACATCAACATCGTCGAGGGCATCAGCAAGACGGTCGTCATCCTCATGCTGTGAGGACTCTCCGGTTACCAAGTCTATCGCATCATGTCGCGCCTGAGCTACCTTGAGAACTTCCTGCAAATCTGCGCGTGGTGCCGGAAGATCAAGGTCGAGGAGAACAGGCAGTCGCTCGAGAAGCACTTCACCCGGCAGACGGGCAAACGCGTGACTCACGGCATGTGCCCGGACTGCGCCAGGGAATTTCAGGCCGGATTTTCCCTCGGCGCCGAGCAAGCCGCCCGTTCGCGCGCTGTCACAATCGCCTTTGGCGGCAGTGTGATGCCGCTTCCGGTCCCTCGCGGTTTGCGCTACAACCGCCGTCGTGCCCGACTCGATGATGGCCCGTCTCGCGCGCACGCTTGCCCGTGGCGCGGTGCGGCTCTACTACCCGACCATCGAGGTCTCCGGCCGCGAGCGTTTGCCGGCGACCGGCCCGGTCCTCTTCGTTGCGAATCACGCGGCGTCGCTCATGGACCCGGCCATCGTCGGCATCACCGCGCGGCGCCCGGTGCACTTTCTCGCCAAGGCGCCGCTCTTCGATGTGCCCGTGCTCGGCGCCGCGATGCGCGCGCTCGGCATGGTGCCGGCCTTTCGCGGCAGCGACGACCGCTCGCAAGTGGCGCGCAATCTCGAATCCCTCGCCGCTGCGGCCGAACGCATCGTGGCCGGCGGCGCGGTCGGCATTTTCCCCGAAGGCAAGTCGCACGACGCGATGAAGGTCGAGAAGGTTCGCACCGGCGCCGCGCGCATTGCGCAACAAGCCGTCGCCGGGGGCGCGAAGGGCCTCAAGATCATCCCGCTCGGGCTCAATTTCGAGGCGAAGGAACGCTTCCGCAGCGCGGTGTGGGTGCGCGTCGGCGACCCGGTTGACGCCGCGGCATTCCTCGCCCGCCATCCGGAAGAACGCGTCGCGATGCGCGAACTCACGGCCGAGATCGACCGCCGGCTCAAGGAAATCGTGGTGCACCTCGAAGACGAGCGATGGGAGCCGCTGCTGCTCGACCTCGAGGCGCTCGTGCCCGCCGGGCGGGAGCGGTTCTCGGATCCCATCGCGCGCGTGCGCCAGCGCAAGCGCGTCGCCGATGCGATGAATCACTTCGCCGGGGCGGACCGCGCCCGCGCGGATGCCACGGCCACGGCGATCAACGAACACCGCGAACGCGCGGCGGCGTGCGGGCTGACGGTTCATTCACCCATCCTCCGGCAACGTGGGCTGCGGTTCCTGCTCGGACTCGTGTGGGCAGTGGCGCGGCTTGCGTTCGGAGTCGTGCCGGTGCTGGTCGGCACGCTGCATCACCTCGTGCCGTTCCTTGTCGTGCGTGGCGTCGCCTCCAAGCTGCAAGCGCCCGGCCGGATGACGACCTCGTTGATGCGGCTCGCGGTCGGCCTGCCGGCTTATGGCGCGTGGTATGCGCTTGTGTGGTGGTGGATGGCCAAGTGGTATTTCCTGCCATGGGTCGCGTGGACGTGGGCGGGGCTGATGCCGTTCGCGGGCGCGTTCGCGCTCGGCTACTGGCGCAACGTGCGCGACGTCTCCCGGCGGCTCGTGAACGAACTGAAGCTGCTGTTCCAGCCCGCGAAGCTCGACGAGTTGCGGCGCGGACAGTCCGAAGCCGGCGCCAGGCTCGCCGAACTCGCGAAGGAATATCTGCGCGCGCGTCCCGTGCTGCCGCTCGCGCCGCGTCCGTTCCCTTGGCAATGGTGGGCGAAACAGTTCGCGGTCTGGACCGCTTCGTTCGCGCTCGCGGCTGCGCTGCTCGCGTGGGCGATGGCGGCTTACAAGAACCGCCCGCTCGCCGAATTTTCATTTCCCGGCCCAGACCTTGGCAAACTCTCGTCCGGCGCGCTTGCCGCGCAGATCACCGCGGACGAGGGCGCGCTGGGCAATGTCCTCCTCAGCGTTGCGGAGCTCGAAGCCCGCGCCGTGCAGGTGCAGGGCGAGTTCGCCTCGGGCCAGCGCAGTTACCTCAAGCAGGACGACAACGACACCGTGCGTCAGCTCCTGCTCACCTATCTGAACTGCCGCGCCGCGCTGCTGCGCCTCGCGTGGCGGTATCAGGACGTGGCCGCCGTGCGCGACGACGCGTTGCGGCGGCGCGCGGGCCTGCTCGGCCACGCCGCGAGTGTGTCGCTCTATGCGACCTCGCTCAAGTTCGTCACGCAGTTCAACCGGTCGCCGGAAACGGTGAGGAAGTTCAATGAGGCCGAGCCGCTGTGGGGCATCCCGCCGGACCTCTTCAACACGATTCAGAAAAACCTGACCCAATCGCAACACCGGAAGTTGCTCGACAGCGCGCTGCGCCGGCACGACGCGCTCCAGGCCGATTACGCGCGCGCGGGATTCGACCGCGCCACACCGCACTCGGATTTCCTCGCGGCCATCTCCCGCGGGCGTGAAGCCATCGCGAAACTCTCGCCGCAACTCCGCGACGGCGCCGTGCGCGCGGTGGCCGCCGAGGCGCGCGACGCGACGCGCGAGGCGATCTATCAGGTCAAGTCCGCCGTGTCGCTCTGGGTCGGCGACACCAAGATTCGCAAGCCGCGGCACGGCCGGTCGCTCATCGACGCGGCGCAACTCGCGGAGCTTCGCGGCAGGCTGCAGCCCGGCGACATCGTGATCGAGCGCCGGAACTGGTTTCTCTCGAACGCGTTTCTTCCCGGCTACTGGCCGCACGCGACCCTTTACGTCGGCACGCCCGCGGATCTCCTAAAGCTCGGGCTCGACACGGACCCGCGCGTCGCTCCGCAATGGGCGAACTTCATCAAGCGCGACGCGCACGGCGACGTGCACGTGATCATCGAGTCCATCAGCGAGGGCGTCGTGTTTTCGTCGCTCGAGGAATCCATCGGCGGCGGCGATTCGTGCGCGGTGATGCGGCCGCGGCTCGCGCCGGAGCGGATTCGCGAGGGCATCGCGCGCGCGTTCAGCCACGTCGGCAAGCCGTATGACTTCGAGTTCGACTTCTTCAGCACGGACAAGCTCGTGTGCACGGAGCTGGTGTTTCGCGCGTATGACGGCGACATCCAGTTCCCGCTCGTCGAGGTGCTCGGCCGCAAGACGATGCCGGCGCTCGAAATCGTGAGGAAGTGCTGCGACGAGCGCGGCACGGCCGGCGCGCAGCTCGAGTTCGTGCTGTTTCTCGACGGCGACGAGTCGAGGGGCCGCGCGCGCTTCGCGAGCGAGCGCGAGTTCGAGGCGACGCTGAGACGGCCGGCGCTGACGTGGTTGCAGTAAGGGGGATCGGATGAGCCGCGCCTTTGTCAAAGAAGACAACGACCTGCCGGAACGACCGGCGGCGCCGAGGCTCCCGCCGCCCCTGCCCGCGGGCGTGAGGAACTTGCTCACGGCCGAGGGCGAGAGGCGCTTGCGCTCGGAACTGGCGCGGCTTGTCGAGGTGGAGCGGCCCCGGTGGGTCGCCGCGGGCGACACGCCGGATGACAAGCGCGCGTTGCGGGAGGCCGACGCGCGCATTGCGCACATCCAACAGTGCCTGCACGGCGCGGAAATCGTGCGCGCCCCGGAGAAGCCGTGGTTGCAGGTGAAACTCGGCGCGACTGTCACCGTGCGCGAGCGCAACGACGAGCAGGCGCAGTATCGAATCGTCGGCTTCCACGAGGCGGACTTGGAGCCCCACTGGATCAGTTTCCGCTCGCCGCTCGCCCGGGCGTTGATGGAGGCGACGGTGGGCGAGCGGGTGCGTTTCAAAATCCCCGCCGGCGAGGAGGAGCTCGAAGTGCTGGCGATCGACTACGGTTGAGCCGCTGGGGCGGGCGCACCGGGTTTCGCATCCGAGCCATTCCTTCGGAACGATCGCGCGGCGAGCACGAGCGCGCCGACGGACAGCAGGGAGCTGAAATAGAACGCGACGCCCGGCAGCTTCATCGGCGCGCCCTGACTGATGAAGAATCCAAAGAGCCCCGTGACGATCGGTGGGCCGAGGATTCCGGTCACGCTGGCGAGGCTCGTGAGCGCGCCCTGCACCGCGCCTTGTTCATCCGCGCCGGTGCTGCGCGAGATGAGCCCCTGTAACGCGGGCGTGG
This genomic interval from Verrucomicrobiota bacterium contains the following:
- a CDS encoding DUF1549 domain-containing protein, translated to MMNRPATLGACLTIAAAFVVSVSLRAADKLLPSETITPDQLAFFEKRIRPVLAAKCYKCHSAEAEKVKGGLLLDTRDGIRLGGATGHAVEPGDLKGSLLIAALRGEKKDLLMPPKEKLPPEVIADFEKWILMGAPDPRDGKPKLAKKPDASEGKNFWAFQPVQPVSVPKVNDSKWPASDIDRFVLAKLEQNKLKPVADADAHTLIRRLYFDLLGIPPTPAEVDAFVRESHGTHASTRSYEALVDRLLASPQFGERWGRHWLDVARYAESSGKERNYLYTQAWRYRDYVIDAINADKPYDQFIREQVAGDLLPAKNAAERNERLIATGFLAMGPKGFNERNREQFVMDNVDEQIDVTTRAVMAVTVSCARCHDHKFDPISTKDYYAVAGIFKSTDIYYGTGDGAAGKNRQPGKLLPLAKDASFKEVKPASAVPAASTPQAEPEAIKPSLLTPQQEAQLAKLAQGNPKLAERLRSLTPEQKALALARFQGGAGAAKAAKAGKGAKKATRAVESPGERTELGDGERVIMGVLDGRVADCPIYVRGELQEKGPVIPRGFVAVLNPSGSVQQIPASQSGRLELAQWLTSPQNPLTARVMANRVWLHLFGEGIVASADNFGATGDRPTHPELLDFLAGRLVANQWSVKKLVREVVLSRTYRLSAAHDTKNFATDPDNSLYWRANQRRLDAESIRDAVLAVSGRLDLEPPRSSPVTALGDMDIGRNRNAVLKADSRKRSVYLPIVRDMVPAVLDLFDFAEPSLVVANRDVTTVPSQALFMLNSPFIHENSTTLAKRV
- a CDS encoding glycosyltransferase family 2 protein encodes the protein MPCELSIVVPVFNEAENVLPLAREVTAAMSAVSRSWELVLVDDCSTDDTWRRITEAHAADARVRGLRLERNSGQSAAVWTGFTATTSPVLATLDGDLQNDPADLPRLIGELDSCDFVSGWRASRRDTWLRRVSSRIARAARRGMLGVDVADSGCALRVFRRECLDGLFGFNGLHRFLPILVHGGGFRCREVPVNHRPRVAGVSKYGVWNRLGRGIADLFAMAWFRRRRVRRVPFAEIR